A genome region from Triticum aestivum cultivar Chinese Spring chromosome 2B, IWGSC CS RefSeq v2.1, whole genome shotgun sequence includes the following:
- the LOC123046547 gene encoding maltose excess protein 1-like, chloroplastic — translation MSSPSLPTARLPLRPSPAAATTPLSRRGAPARSLAASPAPAIALKPLVFKAPASGSYRSALLLHRRRRYALPETAVSEPTPKVTKEYLDWDSLTGKFAASANVPFLLLQLPQIILNYRNLVDGNKSALFAVPWLGMLTGLLGNLALVSYFAKKRETEAVIVQTLGVISTYVVIVQLAMAESMPFPQFVATSAVVGAGLVLNLLNYIGWLPETLWLLWEDFTTIGGLTVLPQVMWSTFVPVLPSSILPGIICGSLAVAAVAMARMGKLSEGGTKFVGSLSGWTATLLFMWMPVAQMWTNYLNPSNIEGLSAFSMLLSMIGNALMIPRSVFIRDLMWFTGSIWACALQGWGNLACMYCCNSISREFFFATTFGLLLWLGFTFGRDTDAFGNSSPMDSLKELVFGK, via the exons ATGTCGTCGCCGTCGCTGCCCACCGCGCGCCTCCCGCTGCGCCCGTCCCCTGCCGCGGCAACAACGCCGCTCTCCCGCCGGGGCGCGCCCGCCCGCTCCCTCGCGGCATCCCCCGCCCCCGCCATCGCCCTCAAGCCCCTCGTCTTCAAGGCGCCCGCGTCCGGCTCCTACCGCTccgcgctcctcctccaccgccgccgccggtatGCGCTGCCCGAGACCGCCGTCTCCGAACCAACCCCCAAG GTCACCAAGGAGTACCTGGACTGGGACTCCCTGACGGGCAAGTTCGCCGCCAGCGCCAACGTGcccttcctcctcctccagctCCCGCAAATCATCCTCAACTACCGCAACCTCGTCGACGGCAACAAGAGCGCCCTCTTCGCCGTCCCATGGCTC GGGATGCTCACCGGGCTGCTCGGCAACCTGGCGCTCGTGTCCTACTTCGCCAAGAAGAGGGAGACGGAGGCTGTCATCGTGCAGACGCTGGGCGTTATCTCCACCTATGTGGTCATCGTCCAGCTTGCCATGGCGGAGTCCATGCCCTTCCCGCAGTTCGTGGCCACTTCGGCTGTTGTCGGCGCCGGGCTTGTCCTCAACTTACTCAATTACATTGGGTGGCTCCCAGAGACCCTCTGGCTGCTATGGGAGGATTTCACGACAATCGGCGGCCTTACCGTGCTCCCTCAG GTCATGTGGTCAACGTTTGTTCCCGTCCTCCCCAGTAGCATACTGCCTGGCATAATCTGTGGCTCTTTGGCTGTTGCTGCTGTCGCAATG GCAAGGATGGGCAAGCTTTCCGAAGGAGGAACTAAATTTGTGGGGTCGTTGTCTGGTTGGACTGCCACACTTTTGTTCATGTGGATGCCAGTTGCACAGATG TGGACAAACTATCTCAACCCAAGTAACATCGAAGGGCTGTCAGCGTTCTCAATGTTGCTTTCAATGATTGGAAATGCACTTATGATTCCTCGTTCTGTATTTATCAGAGATCTGATGTG GTTCACCGGTTCTATTTGGGCATGTGCCCTACAAGGTTGGGGCAACCTGGCCTGCATGTACTG CTGCAACAGCATCAGCAGGGAATTTTTCTTCGCGACGACATTTGGGTTGCTTCTGTGGCTAG GTTTCACCTTCGGGAGAGACACCGATGCCTTCGGCAACAGCTCGCCCATGGATTCTCTGAAGGAGCTGGTCTTCGGGAAGTGA
- the LOC123046548 gene encoding trihelix transcription factor GT-3a encodes MEAGGGGGGFRDERVPQWGVQETRELIAARGELEREAAAGRSAKTLWEAVADALRARGYRRTADQCKCKWKNLVNRYKGKETSDPENGRQCPFFEELHAVFTERARNMQRQLLQSESGTSVKKKLKRPSGDRSSGESDDNEYGVEVSDDEKPMISKKRKASDKGQPSQRMAENSRTGSSSIHDLLQEFLVQQQHVDMLWHETMERRAQERLIFEQEWRQSMQKLEQERLMLEQSWIEREEQRRMREEARAQKRDSLMTTLLNKLLQEDL; translated from the exons ATGGAGgcgggcggcgggggaggagggTTCAGGGACGAGCGGGTGCCGCAGTGGGGCGTGCAGGAGACGCGGGAGCTCATCGCGGCGCGCGGGGAGCTGGAGCGGGAGGCCGCCGCCGGCCGCAGCGCCAAGACGCTCTGGGAGGCAGTGGCCGACGCGCTCCGGGCGCGCGGGTACCGCCGCACCGCCGACCAGTGCAAGTGCAAGTGGAAGAACCTCGTCAACAGATACAAG GGGAAAGAAACATCTGATCCAGAAAATGGTAGACAGTGTCCCTTCTTTGAAGAATTACATGCAGTCTTCACTGAACGTGCTAGAAATATGCAACGTCAACTCCTTCAGTCTGAATCGGGAACTTCAGTTAAAAAGAAATTAAAGCGACCTAGCGGTGACCGGTCATCTGGGGAGTCTGATGACAATGAATATGGCGTTGAAGTCAGCGATGATGAGAAACCCATGATAAGCAAAAAGCGGAAGGCCAGTGATAAGGGGCAACCATCGCAACGAATGGCGGAAAACTCAAGGACCGGCAGTTCAAGCATCCATGATCTGTTACAGGAATTCCTAGTGCAGCAACAGCATGTCGATATGCTGTGGCATGAGACGATGGAGCGGCGCGCCCAGGAGCGGCTCATTTTCGAACAAGAATGGAGGCAGTCGATGCAGAAGCTTGAGCAGGAGAGGCTGATGCTGGAGCAGTCATGGATAGAGCGTGAGGAACAGCGAAGGATGAGAGAAGAAGCAAGAGCTCAGAAAAGGGATTCGCTCATGACCACCCTGCTGAACAAACTCTTACAAGAAGATCTATAG
- the LOC123046545 gene encoding uncharacterized protein produces the protein MEGKPLHLLLPHPRLPFPAPGPLPTHRLRLSLHHRKPKAKQLAFSWPPNSQPATPGRGGWEWARGASAAAALALHLAACSLLILFPAPGARACAQPPPPPAAAEAKEQEEGDEEWEAALQQWKSKTYALSVPLRVVALRGSFPPAWIKDFVEAQGKRLKFSPEFRPSIDALFSELSKCVDKGQVQPKSAMAADVVSIGDSWLGYAIRKGLVEPINNAEEQDWYRSLSDRWKVHLCRNQKGEADSNGSVWGVPYRWGTVVIAYKKSKFKQHNLKPIQDWEDLWRPELAGKISMIDSPREVIGAVLKQLGSSYNTIDMETEVNGGREAVLNSFTQLQKQVQLFDSMNYLKSFGVGDVWVTVGWSSDVIPAAKRMSNVAVVVPKSGSSLWADLWAIPCATRFQTDRIGGRTRGPSPLIHQWFDFCLQSARSLPFCQEIIPGASPLFLENPAPEVLQDRNKKKPKLETNLVRGVAPPEILEKCEFLKPLSDKAVGDYQWLMSRVQRPRGGLLGNVLQRISTVLGLKSRF, from the exons ATGGAGGGGAAGCCGCTGCATCTCCTCCTCCCCCACCCTCGCCTCCCATTCCCAGCCCCAGGCCCCCTCCCTACCCACCGCCTCCGCCTCTCCCTCCACCACCGCAAGCCGAAGGCGAAGCAGCTCGCCTTCTCCTGGCCGCCCAACAGCCAACCGGCCACGCCCGGCCGCGGGGGCTGGGAGTGGGCGCGGGGCGCctccgcggcggcggcgctggcgctcCACCTGGCCGCCTGCTCCCTCCTCATCCTCTTCCCCGCCCCGGGGGCACGCGCGTGCGCCCAGCCgccccctcctcccgccgccgcggaGGCCAAGGAGCAGGAGGAGGGCGACGAGGAGTGGGAGGCCGCGCTGCAGCAGTGGAAGTCCAAGACCTACGCGCTCTCCGTGCCCCTGCGCGTCGTCGCGCTCCGCGGATCCTTCCCTCCCGCATGGATCAAG GATTTCGTTGAAGCACAGGGGAAGCGGCTCAAGTTCAGCCCTGAGTTCCGCCCTAGTATCGACGCTCTCTTCTCCGAGTTGTCAAAATGCGTGGACAAAGGTCAGGTTCAGCCGAAATCCGCCATGGCAGCTGATGTCGTCTCAATTGGGGACTCCTGGCTCGGCTACGCCATTCGTAAGGGACTGGTAGAACCTATCAACAATGCTGAAGAGCAGGATTGGTATAGGAGCCTAAGTGACAGATGGAAG GTTCATTTGTGCAGGAACCAGAAGGGAGAGGCAGATTCTAATGGCTCAGTATGGGGTGTTCCATACAGATGGGGCACAGTGGTCATTGCGTACAAGAAAAGCAAGTTTAAGCAGCATAACTTGAAGCCAATACAG GATTGGGAGGATTTATGGAGGCCTGAACTTGCTGGGAAGATTTCAATGATTGATTCTCCTAGAGAAGTAATTGGTGCAGTCCTTAAGCAGTTGGGATCATCATATAACACAATTGACATGGAAACAGAAGTCAATGGTGGTAGGGAAGCAGTCCTAAACAGCTTTACACAGCTACAAAAGCAG GTCCAGCTATTTGACAGCATGAACTATCTGAAATCATTTGGAGTTGGGGATGTTTGGGTCACAGTGGGTTGGAGCAGCGATGTCATCCCTGCTGCAAAGCGAATGTCCAATGTCGCTGTTGTTGTTCCCAAGTCAGGCAGTAGCCTCTGGGCTGATTTATGG GCGATACCTTGTGCGACAAGGTTTCAGACTGATCGAATCGGGGGCAGAACTAGAGGTCCATCTCCACTCATCCACCAGTGGTTCGATTTCTGCCTGCAAAGCGCCAGAAGCTTACCCTTTTGCCAGGAAATTATCCCAGGAGCATCACCGCTGTTCCTTGAGAACCCAGCTCCGGAGGTTCTGCAAGATCGAAACAAGAAGAAGCCAAAGCTGGAGACTAACCTTGTCAGGGGAGTGGCTCCCCCTGAAATCCTGGAAAAATGTGAGTTCTTAAAACCTCTATCGGACAAAGCAGTGGGTGACTACCAGTGGTTGATGTCGAGAGTGCAGAGACCACGAGGCGGTCTGCTAGGAAACGTGCTGCAGAGGATATCAACCGTGCTAGGCTTGAAATCGAGATTTTAG
- the LOC123046546 gene encoding putative FBD-associated F-box protein At5g50270 — MEEAGSDDRISGLSDDLLRDVLLRLRSLPAAARTGILSRRWRHVWTSIPELVIDELHVPGRPPSSFLRAVEGALAAYSASNVDVAALTIAVPDVRLCRIEARRVSSWLRVASERVAGTLSLALPRSEPTTHGQEIELPPCGRATEIALSLAGEFVLRLRPAASFAALTVLTIQSAAMDGRELGAFVSSMCPRLTDLTLRVNLVACSDVSIRSASLRRLEFGAGCAQRLGVAAPMLEVLVASFLHHAHISAPRLAEAKVQRLHRHHFADDVPRRLRRLDITQLYLHAAAPPRARRFDAVDELRLSALIGMEGYTSFLDDVNNLPVCQTVLSVSLTGDHHGFVPTMLHLLRRSNAIRRLVLETYTQTKDPCSTACPCRLPESYRANNMTLDSLEEIEINTFMGADDQVEFLELLVSRCSATRPINVVLNKSYLVPLPTEKVSEMIRSISRPNLRVGLH; from the exons ATGGAGGAGGCTGGGAGCGACGATCGCATCAGCGGCCTCTCCGACGACCTCCTGCGCGacgtcctcctccgcctccgctcgctccccgccgccgcgcgcACCGGCATCCTCTCCCGCCGCTGGCGCCACGTCTGGACCAGCATCCCCGAGCTCGTCATCGACGAGCTCCACGTGCCGGGCCGGCCGCCGAGCTCCTTCCTGCGCGCCGTGGAAGGCGCCCTCGCCGCCTACTCCGCCTCCAACGTCGACGTCGCCGCGCTCACCATCGCCGTGCCCGACGTCAGGCTCTGCCGAATCGAAGCTCGCCGCGTCTCCTCGTGGCTGCGCGTCGCCTCGGAGCGCGTCGCCGGCACGCTGTCCCTCGCCCTGCCCCGCTCCGAGCCCACCACCCACGGACAGGAAATCGAGCTGCCCCCTTGCGGGAGGGCGACGGAGATCGCGCTCTCCCTCGCGGGGGAGTTCGTGCTCCGGCTCCGGCCGGCGGCCTCGTTCGCTGCGCTCACCGTCCTGACGATACAGTCGGCAGCCATGGACGGGCGGGAGCTCGGGGCGTTCGTGTCGTCCATGTGCCCGCGCCTGACGGACCTCACCCTGCGCGTCAACCTCGTGGCCTGCTCGGACGTCTCCATCCGCTCCGCTTCCCTCAGGCGCCTAGAATTCGGGGCCGGGTGCGCCCAGCGGCTCGGGGTCGCCGCCCCCATGCTCGAAGTGCTGGTCGCGTCTTTCCTCCACCACGCCCACATCTCGGCCCCGAGGCTCGCCGAGGCCAAGGTCCAGCGCCTGCACCGGCACCACTTCGCCGACGACGTGCCTCGTCGTCTCCGGCGGCTGGACATCACGCAGCTGTACCTACACGCGGCGGCGCCCCCGAGGGCGCGGCGGTTCGATGCGGTCGACGAGCTGAGACTGTCTGCCCTCATT GGAATGGAGGGATACACTAGCTTCTTGGATGATGTAAACAATCTTCCCGTGTGTCAGACCGTATTATCGGTATCGTTAACGGGGGATCACCACGGCTTTGTTCCAACCATGCTGCATCTCCTCAGGAGAAGCAACGCTATAAGGAGGCTTGTGCTGGAGACATACACTCAGACG AAAGACCCATGCTCGACGGCTTGTCCATGTCGCTTGCCGGAGAGTTACAGGGCCAACAATATGACCCTCGATTCACTTGAAGAGATAGAGATCAATACGTTCATGGGAGCAGATGACCAGGTGGAATTTCTAGAGTTGCTAGTATCCAGATGCAGTGCAACAAGACCTATAAATGTGGTGCTCAACAAGTCGTACCTTGTTCCTTTACCAACCGAGAAAGTTTCCGAGATGATCCGCAGCATTTCTCGTCCAAATCTCAGAGTCGGATTACATTAA